The following proteins are encoded in a genomic region of Fervidobacterium pennivorans DSM 9078:
- a CDS encoding SRPBCC family protein yields the protein MPLSNDEMEFHERFKAPVDVVWKTFYNPNGWDPWFTDGMKIYEDSGEIYFRWFRLTDGQVVTDTGRIVSVIHKRLFSFWWYEYEDGYRSFVEMTFQPTDEEETIVTVRDRTFVKDEGELHIRYGCAYGWGQMLLLAKAYIEKGLILI from the coding sequence ATGCCACTTTCGAACGATGAAATGGAATTTCACGAGCGGTTCAAAGCTCCCGTTGACGTTGTATGGAAGACATTTTATAACCCCAACGGTTGGGACCCATGGTTTACAGATGGAATGAAGATATACGAGGATAGTGGCGAGATATACTTTCGTTGGTTCAGGCTCACCGATGGTCAGGTCGTTACGGACACTGGTAGGATTGTTAGTGTGATTCACAAGCGTCTTTTCTCTTTCTGGTGGTATGAATACGAGGATGGTTACCGTTCGTTTGTGGAAATGACGTTTCAGCCAACAGATGAAGAAGAAACGATTGTGACAGTGAGAGATAGGACGTTTGTGAAGGATGAGGGAGAATTACACATAAGGTACGGATGTGCATATGGTTGGGGTCAAATGTTGTTGCTTGCAAAAGCTTACATTGAAAAGGGGCTTATACTTATATGA
- a CDS encoding 1-deoxy-D-xylulose-5-phosphate reductoisomerase: MEEKSTIKKVVILGATGSIGTQTVDVIKQLEGFKVVGISFGSNVEQARKIMEDLKVDYYVSNKEVGFGKRFENTQQLLEEVAPDIVVCAIPGFEGVKATIVALQYTKRIALATKEALVCAGPFVKKIAKEKHVEIIPVDSEHSAVFQLYEPHIEKILITASGGAVRDVPLKYISDLKPSDILKHPTWSMGGRITVDSSTMVNKLFEVIEAHELFDLEYDKIEVKINRSSFIHGIVFLKDGVIKIHAGKPDMRIPIAYALTYPERKYHSSVADVSEFDLLLSDVERERYPLFFYGLDMLKRKDDLSWRIALNAADELAVNAFLSGKISFKDIETVVRKTIERIDSQNIIITSIEDVYKTDELARSYAKDFIEREVQK; the protein is encoded by the coding sequence TTGGAAGAAAAATCCACTATAAAAAAAGTCGTAATACTAGGTGCTACAGGTTCGATAGGAACGCAGACGGTCGATGTGATAAAACAACTTGAAGGCTTCAAAGTTGTTGGTATTTCCTTTGGTTCAAACGTAGAACAAGCACGAAAGATAATGGAAGATTTAAAAGTAGATTATTACGTTTCAAATAAAGAAGTAGGGTTTGGAAAGCGCTTTGAAAATACACAGCAATTATTAGAAGAGGTAGCTCCTGATATAGTGGTTTGCGCAATTCCTGGATTCGAGGGTGTCAAAGCCACAATTGTTGCTTTGCAATACACAAAAAGAATAGCACTTGCAACGAAAGAAGCTTTAGTTTGTGCAGGTCCATTTGTTAAGAAGATAGCCAAAGAGAAACATGTTGAGATTATCCCTGTTGATAGTGAGCATTCGGCGGTCTTCCAGCTCTACGAACCTCACATTGAAAAAATACTCATAACCGCTTCAGGAGGTGCTGTTAGGGACGTTCCTCTCAAATACATATCGGACCTGAAGCCTTCAGACATTTTGAAACATCCAACATGGAGCATGGGAGGTAGGATAACTGTCGATTCATCAACGATGGTGAACAAACTTTTTGAGGTAATTGAAGCGCACGAGCTCTTCGATTTGGAGTATGACAAAATAGAGGTAAAAATCAATCGCTCAAGTTTTATACACGGGATAGTCTTTCTTAAGGACGGGGTTATAAAAATACATGCAGGTAAACCTGATATGAGGATACCCATTGCTTACGCGCTTACTTACCCGGAAAGGAAATATCACTCATCTGTGGCTGACGTCTCAGAATTTGACCTTCTATTATCTGATGTTGAACGGGAACGCTATCCTCTTTTCTTCTATGGATTGGATATGTTAAAAAGAAAAGACGATTTGTCGTGGAGGATTGCACTGAACGCAGCAGATGAGTTAGCAGTTAACGCATTTCTTAGTGGGAAAATATCATTCAAAGATATTGAAACGGTAGTTAGAAAGACAATAGAGCGCATAGATTCGCAAAACATAATCATTACGTCTATAGAAGATGTCTACAAAACTGACGAATTAGCAAGAAGTTACGCTAAAGATTTCATCGAAAGGGAGGTTCAGAAATGA
- a CDS encoding thiamine diphosphokinase, translated as MKASIILNGNSNGTMYITGELVVAVDGGADELRRRKIIPHVIIGDMDSVSDDTLEYFETKGVKIYTYPTEKDETDLELALNYVFKHGATEVEILNWQGERLDMILAMVGLMSKYDNVIAISDKCEVGVIKAGEKGTQTLKAVPGEIWSFIPLCHAEFLIEGFKYQFNGSMDITAPIGVSNVALSDFVKIEVKNGKVVFVRWKKNPL; from the coding sequence ATGAAAGCTTCCATAATTCTTAATGGAAATTCGAATGGCACAATGTATATAACTGGTGAACTTGTTGTTGCAGTTGATGGAGGTGCTGACGAATTAAGAAGAAGAAAGATTATTCCACATGTGATTATTGGAGATATGGATTCTGTATCAGATGATACACTCGAGTATTTCGAAACAAAAGGTGTTAAGATTTACACGTATCCTACAGAGAAAGACGAAACTGACCTTGAGCTTGCATTGAATTATGTTTTCAAGCACGGTGCAACGGAAGTTGAAATACTTAACTGGCAAGGTGAAAGGCTTGATATGATACTCGCAATGGTGGGCTTGATGAGTAAATACGACAATGTAATAGCGATATCTGATAAATGTGAGGTTGGGGTTATCAAAGCGGGTGAGAAAGGAACCCAAACCTTGAAAGCTGTCCCCGGAGAGATTTGGTCATTTATACCTTTGTGTCATGCCGAGTTTTTGATAGAAGGGTTCAAATATCAATTCAATGGAAGTATGGATATAACAGCTCCGATAGGTGTCAGTAACGTTGCTTTAAGCGACTTTGTGAAGATAGAAGTGAAAAATGGTAAGGTGGTGTTTGTGCGTTGGAAGAAAAATCCACTATAA